Within Candidatus Binatia bacterium, the genomic segment CGCCGGACGCGAGGCCGGCGCCAAGAAAGTTTGGGACAACAAGCCGATCGAATGGGACCGGCTCGCCAAAGAGATCGAGGCGGCATCCGACAAAGACGCTATTTTCGTGGAAGAGTTCGGCTCGCAACGCAATAAGTGTCTCGATTACTTGAGCATAGGTTACGGCGCCAAGACGCAGCTCGGCCGCACCACGGGAAGCTGCCTGGGATGGGGACTTCCGGCGGCGGTCGGGGTAAAACTTGCCAAGCCGGACCAGCAGGTCTGGGCGTTCCAGGGAGACGGGGGAATGCTCTTCGGTCAGACCGAGGCTCTCTGGCCGATGCGGCGGCACGAGGCGCCGGTTATCACGGTGGTATTCAACAATCGCAGCTACAACGAGACGCGAAACCGGATGTGGAGCCGGGGCAAGAACCAAAGAGAGAAAAAGTTGGATATGATCAGCCACCTCGGAAGCCCGGATGTGAACTTCGCGAAGATCGCCGAGGCGTACGACATCAAGGGCGAAGTCGTTGCGGAGCCGAACGACATCGCGCCGGCGCTCAAGCGCGCCATCAACGCGACGCGCGACGGCAAGCCCTATCTGCTGGACGTTCTCGTCGCGCAAGCGGGCCAGGGCGCCAACATGAACTGGTATCCGAAAATTTCCGTCGCAGAGATGAGGACGAAAAAGGCGTAGGGGAAGGCGAAAGGCGGGAGGCTGGAGGCGTGAGATTTTCTTTCTCGCGCCTGTTGCCTCTCGTCTCATGCCCCGAAGGAGGTTTTTATGCGCGACTTGGCGATGCGTTTTTTGAACGGCGAGCTTTCTCGGCGCGGTTTTTTGAAAGGGCTTGTGGCCACGGGCTTCAGTCTGACGGCGGCCGAGTCGGTGGTGGATTCGTTCAGGAGCTACGCCGACGCGCAGGAGATTCCGCCGTCGGTGATCAAACCCTTTCAAGGCGAGGCCGGCGAGGTCATCGCCGAGTGCCTCCGCGCCGCGAAGGTCAAGTATGTCTTTTTCTGCAACGGATCGCCCCATGGGCCGGTTCTCGACGCGCTGGTGGACAAGCCCGAGATCAATCTCATCATCGCGACCGAAGAAGGGCAAGCGGTCTCCATGGCGCAAGGCTACGAGCTCGCTTCCGGTGAGGTTCCCTTCATCGTGACCCAGGGGGTCGGGATTCCGCGCCAGATCACGAACCTCGTCAACGCCTGGAAGGACCGCTCGGGCATGGTGGTGATGACGCCGCGCACGCCGCTCGATACCCACGGGCGGGACAGCTTCGAGGACATCGACAACTGGCTCGATTTCGTCAAGCCGGTCACCAAGTGGCGCTGGGACATCGTGAGACCGAACCGCATCGCGGAGCACATGCGCTACGCCTTCAAGCTCGCCTCGACGGCGCCGCGCTCGCCGGTGTTTCTCACTATACCGGACGATCTCCTGGAGGAAAAAGACGTCAAGACCAGCATCGTGAGCCAGGATTATTTCAACGTGCCCGTCAAAGTGAAGCCCGATCCCAAGCAGATCGAAGCCGCCGCGAAGATGATCGTCGAGTCGAAGAGTCCGGTGCTGATCGCCGGTCACGAGATCACGCGCGCGAAGGCGATGAAGGAAATGCTTGCCTTCGCCGAGCTGCTGGGCATCGCCGTCACGCGCGAGCGCGGCTTGTTCCTCGACTTTCCCAGCATGCATCCGCTTTTTCTCGGCGACTTCGTCGGCAACATGCGCTTCCCGAGAAACCTCGATCTGATCGTGAACCTCGGCGGTCAATTTCCCCGGATGAGCGAGGCGGCGGAGGAAGACCCGTTCGCCTTTCTCCCCAAGGGCGTCAGGATCATTCACGCCAGGGTAGAGCCGGACGATCTCGCGCGCCTCTTTCCCACGAGCTTCAACATCGTCGGAGACGTCGGGCAAACGCTCCGCGATTTGACGGACGCCGTCAAGTCGATGCTGACCAAGGAGAGGATCGAGGCGATGCGCGCGCCGCGCCTAGAGGCGGCCGCCAAGTTCACCTCGACGATGCGCGACAGCTGGCGCAAGGCGGCGCAGAAGGATTGGAACAAGAGTCCGATGCCGTGGGAGCGCGTCGTCTTCGAGCTCGACAAGGCGATGGACAAGGACGCGGTGGTCGTGCAGGAGATCGCCGACAACAAGCGCACCGAGCGCTGGATCGGCTACGGCGAAGAGGGCGGCAGGACGCTGATGGGACGGACGACCGGCCAGTGTCTCGGCTGGGGCGTGGGCGCCGCGCTGGGCGTGAAGCTCGCGTGGCCGGACCGCCAGGTGGTGAGCCTTCAGGGCGACGGCGGCATCATGTTCGGCCAGACGGAAGCTTTCTGGACCTACGCCCGTTACCAGTCGCCGGTCATCACCGTGGTGATGAACAACCGGAGCTACGACGGCGTGCGGAGGAGACAGTTCTCGAAACAGGGCAAGCAGGCCAAGTTCAACAAGG encodes:
- a CDS encoding thiamine pyrophosphate-binding protein — protein: MRDLAMRFLNGELSRRGFLKGLVATGFSLTAAESVVDSFRSYADAQEIPPSVIKPFQGEAGEVIAECLRAAKVKYVFFCNGSPHGPVLDALVDKPEINLIIATEEGQAVSMAQGYELASGEVPFIVTQGVGIPRQITNLVNAWKDRSGMVVMTPRTPLDTHGRDSFEDIDNWLDFVKPVTKWRWDIVRPNRIAEHMRYAFKLASTAPRSPVFLTIPDDLLEEKDVKTSIVSQDYFNVPVKVKPDPKQIEAAAKMIVESKSPVLIAGHEITRAKAMKEMLAFAELLGIAVTRERGLFLDFPSMHPLFLGDFVGNMRFPRNLDLIVNLGGQFPRMSEAAEEDPFAFLPKGVRIIHARVEPDDLARLFPTSFNIVGDVGQTLRDLTDAVKSMLTKERIEAMRAPRLEAAAKFTSTMRDSWRKAAQKDWNKSPMPWERVVFELDKAMDKDAVVVQEIADNKRTERWIGYGEEGGRTLMGRTTGQCLGWGVGAALGVKLAWPDRQVVSLQGDGGIMFGQTEAFWTYARYQSPVITVVMNNRSYDGVRRRQFSKQGKQAKFNKDMSAYMGNPDIDFAKIGEAYGIKGSFARDAGELQTALKKAVQATRDGKPYIVDALIERTGPAADLTWHPPFTIAGIRTKNV